The following coding sequences are from one Humulus lupulus chromosome X, drHumLupu1.1, whole genome shotgun sequence window:
- the LOC133805394 gene encoding uncharacterized protein LOC133805394 translates to MEDLPEEENGEEVQGSSLTMEKVAAAKQFIENHYRAQMKNIQERKERRWLLERKLASSDVPEDVQINLIKDLERKETEFMRLKRHKICVEDFELLTIIGRGAFGEVRLCREKKSGNIYAMKKLKKSEMLMRGQVEHVRAERNLLAEVGSHCIVKLYYSFQDAEYLYLIMEYLPGGDMMTLLMREDTLPENVAKFYIAQSVMAIESIHKHNYIHRDIKPDNLLLDKYGHMKLSDFGLCKPLDCTTLPALHENRTMGDENMTEPMDIDGTDADNRKSWRSPREQLQHWQMNRRKLAFSTVGTPDYIAPEVLLKKGYGMECDWWSLGAIMYEMLVGYPPFYSDEPIATCRKIVHWRNHLQFPEDAKLTPEAKDLICRLLCDVDHRLGTGGAHQIKSHPWFNGVMWDKLYEMEAAFKPEVNGELDTQNFMKFDELDAPTPSRSGSGPSRKLLLTPKDLSFVGYTYKNFDAVKGLRQSLGEARREHGAKQAQEEIEVRMLASSGDPMLP, encoded by the exons atggaggatCTACCTGAGGAGGAGAACGGTGAAGAGGTGCAAGGCTCGAGCTTGACTATGGAGAAGGTTGCTGCAGCTAAACAGTTCATAGAGAATCACTACAGAGCTCAGATGAAGAACATTCAAGAGCGAAAAGAGAG ACGATGGCTATTAGAACGGAAATTGGCTTCTTCAGATGTGCCTGAGGACGTACAGATCAACTTGATCAAAGATTTAGAACGGAAGGAGACAGAGTTTATGCGGCTTAAAAGGCACAAGATATGTGTGGAAGATTTTGAGCTTTTAACCATCATTGGGAGGGGGGCCTTTGGCGAG GTTCGATTATGTAGGGAGAAAAAATCTGGCAACATTTATGCGATGAAAAAGTTGAAGAAGTCTGAAATGCTTATGCGAGGACAG GTTGAACATGTTAGAGCTGAGAGAAATTTGCTGGCTGAAGTTGGTAGCCACTGCATAGTAAAACTTTACTACTCGTTCCAGGATGCTGAGTACCTGTATTTGATTATGGAATATCTGCCTGGTGGGGACATGATGACTTTGCTGATGAGGGAAGATACCTTACCTGAAAATGTGGCTAAATTTTACATTGCGCAGAGTGTGATGGCCATAGAGTCTATTCACAAACACAACTACATTCATAG AGACATCAAACCCGACAACCTTCTACTGGATAAATATGGTCACATGAAACTCTCAGATTTTGGCCTGTGTAAGCCTCTTGATTGTACAACTTTACCTGCACTGCATGAAAATAGAACTATGGGTGATGAAAATATGACAGAACCAATGGATATCGATGGAACTGATGCGGATAATAGGAAAAGCTGGAGGAGCCCTCGTGAACAGCTTCAGCATTGGCAGATGAACAGGAGGAAGTTG GCATTTTCAACTGTGGGTACTCCAGACTATATTGCTCCTGAAGTACTATTGAAGAAAGGATATGGAATGGAGTGTGACTG GTGGTCACTGGGAGCAATTATGTACGAAATGCTTGTTGGCTACCCTCCATTTTATTCAGATGAACCAATAGCTACTTGCAGAAAG ATTGTTCATTGGAGAAACCACCTGCAATTCCCAGAAGATGCAAAGTTGACACCTGAGGCTAAGGATCTGATTTGTAGGTTGCTCTGTGATGTTGATCATAGGCTGGGTACTGGGGGGGCACACCAAATTAAA TCTCACCCTTGGTTCAATGGCGTCATGTGGGATAAACTCTATGAAATGGAAGCAGCTTTTAAACCAGAAGTAAATGGAGAGCTTGATACCCAGAACTTCATGAAGTTTGATGAA TTGGATGCTCCAACTCCGTCAAGAAGTGGCTCTGGACCCTCCCGAAAG TTGCTCCTAACTCCTAAAGATCTAAGCTTTGTCGGCTATACATACAAGAATTTTGATGCTGTAAAAGGGCTTCGTCAATCTCTTG GCGAGGCACGCAGGGAACATGGTGCGAAACAGGCACAGGAGGAAATCGAAGTACGAATGCTTGCATCATCAGGTGATCCCATGTTACCTTGA
- the LOC133803291 gene encoding probable protein phosphatase 2C 6: MEEMSPAVAVPFGAGNSVCDNSTIAATTNHMDVTRLKLMTDTAGLLSESAAVVPNNVSTKTIVASSSEEDCDCSSSSGLDNEVAVVAGSVQIDMISQNKSNCVSGDDSIARESEEEDCLSVEGDQILDGSVASECSSLEDFFGFEAVSDVGTALSSEEVEKSLYSVDVVAKISSLGESNVDSISVSLEELGDGSRSKPEVVLQLPVEKGAVVRSVYEVDYVPFWGFTSVCGRRPEMEDAVASAPHLLKIPIQMLIGDRVIDGMTKYLTHQTAHFFGVYDGHGGSQVANYCRERLHLALVEEIEYIKEGLIHGRIKDSCEEQWRKAFMNCFLKVDAEVGGQASLDPVAPETVGSTAVVAIICSSHIIVANCGDSRAVLYRGKEAVALSADHKPNREDEYARIEASGGKVIQWNGHRVFGVLAMSRSIGDRYLKPWIIPEPEVTFLPRAKEDECLILASDGLWDVMTNEEVCEAARKRILIWHKKNGGSLPSERRGDDIDPAAQAAAEYLSNRALQKGSKDNLSVIVVDLKSQRKFKTKT; the protein is encoded by the exons ATGGAGGAGATGTCTCCAGCGGTTGCAGTGCCATTTGGAGCAGGCAATTCAGTCTGTGATAACTCAACCATAGCAGCTACTACTAACCACATGGATGTCACAAGACTTAAGCTAATGACAGACACTGCTGGCTTGTTATCTGAGTCTGCAGCTGTTGTGCCAAATAATGTTTCTACAAAGACGATAGTAGCGAGTAGTAGCGAAGAGGACTGtgattgtagtagtagtagtggcttAGATAATGAAGTAGCTGTTGTAGCAGGTTCTGTCCAAATAGATATGATATCTCAAAACAAGAGTAATTGTGTTTCTGGTGATGATTCTATAGCACGCGAGAGTGAGGAAGAAGATTGTTTATCTGTCGAGGGCGATCAGATTCTTGATGGCTCGGTGGCGAGTGAGTGCAGTAGTTTAGAGGATTTTTTTGGCTTTGAGGCTGTTTCTGATGTGGGAACAGCATTAAGTTCTGAAGAAGTAGAAAAAAGCCTTTATAGTGTTGATGTTGTTGCGAAGATCTCGAGTTTGGGGGAGTCAAATGTTGATTCTATCTCGGTTAGCCTTGAAGAACTCGGTGATGGATCTCGCTCTAAACCAGAAGTTGTTCTCCAATTGCCTGTGGAAAAAGGGGCGGTGGTTCGCAGTGTGTACGAGGTGGATTATGTTCCCTTTTGGGGATTTACATCTGTTTGTGGTAGAAGACCTGAGATGGAAGATGCAGTTGCATCTGCTCCTCATCTTTTGAAAATTCCAATCCAAATGCTAATTGGTGATCGAGTCATCGATGGCATGACCAAGTATTTGACTCATCAGACTGCTCATTTCTTTGGTGTATACGACGGTCATGGTGGTTCTCAG GTTGCAAACTATTGTCGCGAACGCCTCCATTTGGCGTTGGTTGAGGAGATAGAGTACATTAAAGAAGGCCTGATTCATGGTAGAATTAAGGACAGTTGCGAAGAGCAATGGAGAAAGGCATTCATGAATTGTTTTCTTAAGGTCGATGCTGAAGTTGGAGGGCAAGCTAGTCTTGATCCCGTTGCCCCAGAAACCGTTGGTTCTACTGCGGTTGTAGCCATTATTTGCTCATCTCATATCATAGTAGCAAACTGTGGAGATTCTAGAGCGGTTCTTTATCGTGGGAAAGAAGCTGTTGCGCTCTCAGCTGATCATAAA CCAAACAGGGAAGATGAATATGCAAGAATTGAAGCATCTGGAGGCAAGGTCATACAATGGAACGGACACCGAGTATTTGGCGTTCTGGCTATGTCAAGATCAATTG GTGATAGGTACTTAAAACCTTGGATCATACCAGagccagaagtgacattccttccTCGGGCCAAAGAAGACGAGTGCCTCATTTTGGCGAGCGACGGTCTATGGGATGTCATGACGAACGAAGAAGTGTGTGAAGCGGCTAGGAAGCGAATACTCATCTGGCACAAAAAAAACGGCGGCTCGCTTCCCTCCGAGAGGAGGGGAGACGACATCGACCCTGCAGCGCAAGCAGCAGCAGAGTATCTTTCGAACCGCGCCCTTCAGAAGGGAAGCAAGGATAACCTCAGTGTGATTGTGGTTGATTTGAAATCTCAAAGAAAGTTTAAGACCAAaacatga